The Solea senegalensis isolate Sse05_10M linkage group LG9, IFAPA_SoseM_1, whole genome shotgun sequence genome has a segment encoding these proteins:
- the LOC122775278 gene encoding CUB domain-containing protein 1-like, protein MWTKVTDVQCGTAGASMSLSSLTVCLHVFVLTCIVSTVPGVHMLTITPDRGSTISIRSTRVNGCKVCIGAGHLQRCDTSLLLKANTPVSVEFECSRPQDEFRVEISRIIECSTKSCSSHIVQTDSGSLPLLNFNRKFTWNVQATSPKAFKIDFTETGLTQINPAERCPDRHSYTLQAFQKTGPVAIGKYCRKGAIRSAQILNLGSFSLEVPAGETLQKGQFDVSVGEEIKSLAKITLTLPQGTSSSELLSPNYPDSFPDDDVMEWSVHVPDKHKTALRFLNLTQPTCLKKETAVEYHSKGSGASVRRLTEPQLEQKSGDFSMTLRNCEMDRRRAGSPGLSLSIQLSTSRTSSSVLCKVDLSKVEVLFLYIVKLRPASACEMKLNSVRKDKITVTSNSDLSFQDCLPEDVQVTALRVIECRHHLKDCPKVRLSLPMLPSCLPAPLSSITWILRPPTHGTVELTAPTGPLKQSLPGQPCNDSIIISVAEEDGAPIGRFCPQGAIQKIQIHTNMSVTVSRMGSNTLRTSYRNVLDACFKADISERYIFTVASKKDKPVLLATPGWPVGMKYPSTVSWIVSVPPKMEAHLMFANLSQPKCGNGHTDIRVQRVGCLEEDYSRREDEEAEHEIVVAGTFYLNMSSCMPERGHFSVITSITLRQSKSLLLIILSVVAALLVIFVIVLVVVCVVIKKKKKRLNHEVSIYNPNGTSFLPGQTNFPKTREDNESHVYASIEDSLVYTHLLRKGMEIGVYGETDAYCSFTGHTESQKPLVSTGSRDDMEVGVYQTYLNSNQQAPPLPKRPPSQPLVDNEIYQTEDINGGEHSPDLGLRLEPEGGN, encoded by the exons ATGTGGACCAAAGTTACTGATGTTCAGTGTGGGACAGCCGGGGCCAGCATGTCCCTGTCATCGCTCACAGTCTGTCTGCACGTATTTGTTCTAACCTGCATCGTCTCCACTGTACCAG gggTACACATGTTGACCATCACCCCGGACAGAGGCAGCACAATCAGCATTAGAAGTACTCGGGTCAATGGTTGTAAAGTGTGCATAGGTGCAGGACACTTACAGCGATGTGATACATCTCTGCTGTTAAAAGCCAACACTCCCGTCTCAGTGGAGTTTGAATGTTCCAGACCTCAAGATGAATTCAGAGTAGAAATTAGCCGCATTATCG AATGCTCCACAAAGTCATGCAGTAGCCACATCGTCCAAACTGACTCTGGATCACTTCCTTTGCTGAATTTTAACCGCAAATTCACCTGGAACGTGCAAGCAACGTCACCAAAAGCGTTCAAAATTGACTTCACTGAGACAGGTCTGACACAGATTAATCCAGCTGAGAGATGTCCAGACAGACACAGCTACACCCTCCAGGCCTTCCAGAAGACGGGGCCTGTGGCCATTGGGAAATACTGCAGAAAGGGTGCTATCAGGAGTGCTCAGATACTAAATCTAGGCAGCTTTTCTCTGGAGGTCCCAGCAGGAGAGACGCTGCAAAAAGGCCAGTTTGATGTGTCTGTCGGGGAGGAAATCAAGT CCCTTGCCAAAATCACACTGACGTTACCTCAAGGGACATCATCCTCAGAGCTGCTCTCTCCAAACTACCCAGACAGCTTtcctgatgatgatgtgatggagTGGAGCGTTCACGTCCCGGACAAACACAAGACGGCCCTAAGGTTCCTGAACCTCACACAGCCGACTTGTCTGAAGAAGGAGACGGCAGTGGAGTACCACAGCAAAGGGAGTGGGGCGTCGGTGAGGCGTCTGACGGAGCCTCAGTTGGAACAGAAGTCGGGGGACTTCTCCATGACATTGAGAAACTGTGAGATGGACAGAAGACGAGCTGGTTCTCCTGGACTTAGCCTGAGCATCCAGCTGTCTACATCAAGGACAAGTTCATCAG TGCTGTGTAAGGTGGACCTGAGCAAAGTGGAGGTCCTTTTCCTCTACATCGTGAAGCTGAGACCAGCATCTGCCTGTGAGATGAAATTAAACTCTGTGAGAAAGGACaagatcacagtgacatcaaatAGTGATCTGTCTTTCCAGGACTGTTTGCCTGAAGATGTACAAGTCACCGCCTTGAGAGTCATAg AATGTCGTCATCATCTCAAAGACTGCCCGAAGGTTCGTCTCTCATTACCTATGCTACCTAGCTGCCTCCCTGCCCCTCTGAGTAGCATCACCTGGATTCTGCGTCCCCCAACACATGGCACTGTGGAGCTGACTGCTCCCACTGGGCCCTTAAAGCAGAGCCTACCTGGACAGCCATGCAATGACAGTATTATTATCAGTGTGGCCGAAGAAGATGGTGCTCCTATTGGACGCTTCTGCCCACAAGGAGCCATACAGAAAATCCAAATCCACACCAACATGTCTGTTACTGTGTCCAGGATGGGCAGTAACACACTGAGGACATCTTACAGAAATGTGCTGGATGCCTGTTTTAAAGCAGACATATCAG AAAGATACATATTCACTGTCGCTTCAAAGAAAGACAAGCCTGTGCTTTTGGCCACTCCTGGATGGCCAGTTGGAATGAAGTATCCCTCCACCGTCTCCTGGATTGTCTCCGTCCCCCCAAAGATGGAGGCACACCTGATGTTTGCCAATCTCAGTCAGCCCAAGTGCGGCAACGGCCACACCGATATCAGGGTGCAGAGAGTCGGCTGCCTGGAGGAGGACTACAGCCGCAGGGAGGATGAAGAGGCAGAGCATGAGATTGTTGTCGCTGGAACATTCTACCTCAACATGTCCAGCTGTATGCCCGAAAGAGGACACTTCAGCGTCATCACTAGCATCACCCTGCGGCAGAGCAAGA GTCTTCTGTTGATCATCCTGAGTGTGGTGGCTGCTCTGCTGGTCATTTTTGTGATTGTGCTGGTTGTGGTCTGCGTGGTGATTAA aaagaagaagaagaggttgAATCATGAGGTGTCCATCTACAACCCAAATGGCACCAGCTTCTTGCCTGGACAAACCAACTTCCCTAAAACGCGTGAAGACAATGAGTCCCATGTGTACGCCTCCATTGAGGACTCTCTAGtctacacacacctgctgagaAAGGGGATGGAGATTGGTGTCTATGGAGAAACCGATGCATACTGTTCCTTCACAggacacacagagtcacaaaaGCCATTGGTTTCTACAGGCTCCCGTGACGATATGGAGGTCGGGGTGTATCAAACCTATCTGAACTCAAATCAACAAGCTCCTCCACTTCCCAAAAGACCTCCAAGCCAACCCCTGGTGGACAATGAGATTTACCAGACTGAGGACATTAATGGGGGGGAGCATTCTCCAGATCTGGGGCTGAGGCTGGAACCAGAAGGAGGAAACTGA
- the clec3ba gene encoding tetranectin, producing the protein METRGLWLMFYLLLLANCTFQQSTSKRRNGKKDSANNAAIEELKQQISDIVQELNVMKEQQALHTVCLRGTKILGKCFLADPVKKTFHAASDDCIAKGGSLGTPLTGDENDQLYSYVRQSIGPEEHVWLGINDMVTDGQWVDQSGSGVRFKNWETEITQQPDGGRGQNCAILSTTAKGKWFDESCKAEKASVCEFNII; encoded by the exons ATGGAGACTCGAGGACTTTGGTTGATGTTTTACCTTCTTCTGCTGGCAAACTGCACTTTTCAGCAGAGCACATCAAAGAGAAGGAATGGCAAGAAAG ACTCTGCGAACAATGCTGCCATCGAggagctgaaacaacaaataaGTGACATCGTGCAGGAGCTGAATGTGATGAAAGAACAGCAGGCTTTACACACAG TTTGTCTAAGGGGCACAAAGATCCTCGGCAAGTGTTTCCTGGCTGACCCAGTGAAGAAGACTTTTCATGCTGCCAGTGATGACTGCATCGCTAAAGGAGGCAGCCTGGGCACTCCTCTGACAGGAGACGAGAACGACCAACTCTACAGCTACGTGCGCCAGAGCATTGGCCCAGAGGAGCATGTCTGGCTGGGAATCAATGACATGGTGACTGACGGTCAGTGGGTGGACCAGTCGGGTTCCGGTGTGCGCTTTAAGAACTGGGAGACAGAGATCACTCAGCAGCCAGACGGAGGTCGAGGCCAGAACTGTGCCATCCTCTCCACCACAGCAAAAGGGAAGTGGTTTGATGAGAGCTGCAAGGCTGAGAAGGCCTCGGTGTGTGAGTTCAACATCATCTGA
- the LOC122774254 gene encoding transmembrane protein 158, with translation MLNNCPTLLLALTAVAGLFQRCQGWSDEDLLLPPINSSNRFLANLEVDVRFTKRSVEESDASADASSSLQTLSQCNVSVQRLLPTSLVARWDSSFGFQCDVLIYTTNNHGRAFFSASFNRAISPVVIEHLGVTGGQQELRLCVGCGMSRYRRFGQGRSRGHQSGDQVTFCCVDFSLDELRGDKSWLNRKPIESTLVACFMTLVIIVWSVAALIWPVPIIAGFLPNGMEQRRPR, from the coding sequence ATGCTGAACAACTGTCCGACCCTGCTGCTGGCTCTGACCGCGGTGGCCGGACTTTTCCAGCGATGTCAAGGCTGGAGCGACGAGGACCTCCTCCTGCCGCCCATCAACTCTTCCAACAGGTTCCTGGCCAACCTGGAGGTGGACGTGCGCTTCACCAAAAGGTCAGTGGAGGAGAGCGACGCCTCGGCCGACGCCTCCTCGTCCCTGCAGACTCTGTCCCAGTGCAACGTGAGCGTCCAGAGACTCCTGCCCACCTCGCTGGTGGCTCGCTGGGACAGCAGCTTCGGCTTCCAGTGTGATGTCCTCATCTACACCACCAATAATCACGGAAGGGCTTTCTTCTCCGCGTCTTTCAACAGGGCGATCTCCCCCGTCGTCATCGAGCACCTCGGGGTCACCGGGGGTCAGCAGGAGCTGCGGTTATGCGTGGGCTGCGGGATGTCCCGCTACCGCAGGTTTGGTCAGGGCAGGTCGAGGGGTCACCAGAGCGGGGATCAGGTCACTTTCTGCTGCGTGGATTTCAGCCTCGATGAGCTGCGGGGGGACAAGAGTTGGCTGAACAGAAAGCCCATCGAGTCGACACTTGTGGCTTGTTTCATGACTTTGGTCATCATTGTGTGGAGTGTTGCTGCTCTCATATGGCCAGTCCCGATCATTGCAGGATTTCTGCCTAATGGGATGGAGCAGAGGAGACCAAGATAA